One Rhea pennata isolate bPtePen1 chromosome 3, bPtePen1.pri, whole genome shotgun sequence DNA segment encodes these proteins:
- the LOC134138038 gene encoding L-threonine 3-dehydrogenase, mitochondrial-like: MPIVKNVSRAVNQLLQSSGCGCGISIVPVRCIGISPRQVASDASFHSVSFSESHHPRVLITGGLGQLGVGLAKLLRKHFGKNNVILSDIRKPADSVFYSGPFIYSDILDYKNLREIVVNNRITWLFHYSALLSAVGEANVPLARAVNITGLHNVLDIAAEHNLRLFVPSTIGAFGPSSPRDPTPDLCIQRPRTIYGVSKVHAELMGEYYHYRYGLDFRCLRYPGIISADSQPGGGTTDYAVQIFHDAIKTGKFQCNLKPDTRLPMMYIDDCLKATLEVMEAPAEALSMRTYNISAMSFTPEELAQEVQKHVPELQVTYSVDAVRQAIADSWPMNFDDSNARKDWGWKHDYDLPELVTTMFSFLGSDSRIAQAN, encoded by the exons ATGCCAATTGTCAAAAACGTGAGCAGAGCTGTCAACCAGCTGCTTCAAAGCTCTGGCTGTGGATGTGGGATTTCCATAGTGCCTGTTCGATGTATTGGAATCTCGCCCCGCCAGGTGGCCTCTGATGCTAGCTTTCATTCAGTGTCTTTTTCTGAGTCTCATCATCCTCGGGTGCTAATTACAG GAGGTCTTGGCCAGCTTGGAGTGGGACTCGCTAAACTTCTAAG gaaacattttggaaagaacAATGTGATCTTATCTGACATTAGAAAGCCTGCAGACAGTGTTTTTTATAGTG GTCCTTTTATCTATTCGGATATCTTGGACTACAAGAATTTACGTGAGATAGTGGTGAATAATCGGATAACTTGGTTGTTCCATTATAGTGCTTTGCTCAGTGCTGTTGGAGAAGCAAATGTCCCTTTGGCCAGAGCTGTAAATATTACTG GTTTACACAATGTTCTGGATATTGCAGCTGAGCATAATTTGCGACTCTTTGTTCCCAGCACTATTGGAGCCTTTGGACCCAGCTCTCCTCGAGATCCAACTCCTGATCTCTGCATTCAGAGACCAAGGACAATCTATGGAGTCTCCAAGGTTCATGCTGAGCTCATGGGAGAa TACTACCATTACCGATATGGCCTAGACTTTCGATGCCTAAGGTATCCAGGAATTATATCTGCTGACTCTCAGCCTGGAGGGGGAACAACTG ATTATGCTGTCCAGATTTTCCATGATGCCATAAAAACTGGCAAATTTCAGTGTAACCTGAAGCCGGACACCCGTCTCCCTATGATGTACATTGACGACTGTCTGAAGGCTACTCTAGAGGTCATGGAGGCCCCTGCTGAGGCACTGAGCATGAGGACATACAACATCAGTGCCATGAGTTTCACTCCTGAAGAGCTGGCACAAGAGGTGCAGAAGCATGTTCCTGAACTCCAGGTGACCTACAGCGTGGATGCGGTTAGGCAGGCCATAG CTGACAGCTGGCCAATGAACTTTGATGACAGCAATGCCCGGAAAGACTGGGGATGGAAACATGATTACGACCTCCCTGAGCTGGTGACTACAATGTTTAGCTTCCTTGGGTCTGACTCCAGGATTGCTCAAGCTAACTGA